The proteins below are encoded in one region of Holophagaceae bacterium:
- the glgP gene encoding alpha-glucan family phosphorylase: MEKLIPKLQQLTQNLWWTWKPEVRTIFRDLDVDLYHRAHLNPISMLKQIEPEEVDQRAADVDIPARADRALRQLHEYLTPVTTWGLTHAGAMRSRPIAYFCMEFGIHESLPIYSGGLGILAGDHLKAASDLGVPLVGVGLLYHEGYTSQVLDADLWQRDVVEPCDLADLPLVHAQDRHGEPVQVSVELPGRTVHAAVFEVQVGRIRLILLDTRVERNDPKDAALTARLYGGDQRMRIEQELLLGVGGARALRALGITASVFHLNEGHSAFALLERARHRIQADGMDPRQALQEVASATVFTTHTPVDAGHDRFPADLAAEHLQPLAEGLKLPLEEVMGLGRVDPHDHASPFLPTVLALKLSRRANGVSALHGVVSRKMWNHLYPGQREDAVPIGHVTNGVHLPTWLAPEMNHLYESHLGVDYQGALTRPGTWSNILSVSSAEIWETKQVLKARTIRFVRKRNADMRARIGLPEIDPAPLDPEALTLGFARRFVPYKRPDLLFSDLDRLDRLVNHPERPVNLLFSGRAHPADHTGKSLIQKVGKLLEDPRFRHRILFIENYNIHVGRMLYQGIDAWLNNPQRPLEACGTSGMKVVLNGGLHISVRDGWWAEAYDGENGFAIGTGETHADQVIQDQRDAEDLFRVLEEEVVPMYYGSRNAAGVPCRWVERQKHSIRTLAWRFNADRMVQDYVQHLYLPAAIGSSCQMPPP; this comes from the coding sequence ATGGAAAAGCTCATTCCCAAGCTGCAACAGCTCACCCAGAACCTGTGGTGGACCTGGAAACCCGAGGTGCGGACCATCTTCAGGGATCTGGACGTGGACCTGTACCACCGGGCCCACCTGAACCCCATCTCGATGCTCAAGCAGATCGAACCCGAGGAGGTGGACCAGCGCGCGGCGGATGTGGACATACCTGCCCGGGCCGACCGGGCTCTGCGGCAGTTGCATGAATACCTCACGCCCGTCACGACGTGGGGCCTCACCCACGCAGGAGCCATGCGGTCGCGCCCCATCGCCTACTTCTGCATGGAATTCGGCATCCACGAATCCCTGCCCATCTATTCCGGCGGCCTGGGCATTCTGGCGGGCGACCACCTGAAAGCCGCCTCGGACCTGGGCGTCCCCCTGGTGGGCGTGGGCCTGCTCTACCACGAGGGCTACACGAGCCAGGTGCTGGACGCCGACCTGTGGCAGCGGGACGTGGTGGAACCCTGCGATCTCGCGGATCTGCCCCTGGTCCACGCCCAGGACCGCCACGGCGAACCGGTGCAGGTTTCGGTCGAGCTGCCGGGCCGCACTGTGCATGCGGCGGTCTTCGAAGTCCAGGTGGGCCGCATCCGCCTCATCCTCCTGGACACCCGCGTCGAACGAAACGATCCCAAGGATGCGGCGCTCACGGCCCGGCTCTACGGCGGCGACCAGCGCATGCGCATCGAGCAGGAACTGCTGCTGGGCGTGGGAGGCGCCCGGGCCCTGCGCGCCCTCGGAATCACCGCCAGCGTCTTCCACCTCAACGAGGGCCATTCCGCCTTCGCCCTGCTGGAACGGGCGCGGCACCGCATCCAGGCGGACGGCATGGATCCGCGCCAGGCCTTGCAGGAGGTGGCTTCCGCCACCGTCTTCACCACCCATACCCCCGTGGACGCGGGCCATGATCGGTTCCCCGCGGACTTGGCGGCGGAGCACCTGCAGCCTCTAGCCGAAGGCCTGAAACTGCCCCTTGAGGAGGTCATGGGCCTGGGGCGGGTGGACCCCCACGACCACGCCTCGCCCTTCCTTCCCACGGTGCTGGCGCTCAAGTTGTCCCGGCGGGCAAACGGAGTCTCGGCCCTGCACGGGGTGGTGTCCCGCAAGATGTGGAACCACCTCTATCCCGGCCAGCGGGAGGATGCAGTGCCCATCGGCCATGTCACCAACGGTGTCCACCTGCCCACCTGGCTGGCCCCCGAAATGAACCACCTCTACGAGTCCCACCTCGGCGTGGATTACCAGGGCGCCCTGACCCGCCCTGGCACCTGGTCGAACATCCTGTCCGTTTCCTCTGCGGAGATCTGGGAAACCAAGCAGGTCCTGAAGGCCCGGACCATCCGCTTCGTCCGGAAACGCAACGCCGACATGCGCGCGCGCATCGGCCTCCCCGAGATCGATCCGGCACCCCTGGATCCGGAGGCCCTCACGCTCGGCTTCGCCCGCCGTTTCGTCCCCTACAAGCGGCCCGACCTGCTCTTTTCCGATCTGGACCGCCTGGACCGCCTGGTGAACCACCCCGAGCGGCCGGTGAACCTGCTCTTCTCGGGACGGGCGCATCCGGCGGACCACACCGGCAAATCCCTCATCCAGAAGGTGGGAAAGCTCCTGGAGGATCCCCGCTTCCGCCACCGGATCCTCTTCATCGAGAACTACAACATCCACGTGGGGCGGATGCTCTACCAGGGCATCGATGCCTGGCTCAACAATCCCCAGCGCCCCTTGGAGGCCTGCGGAACCAGCGGCATGAAGGTGGTGCTCAACGGCGGCCTGCACATCTCGGTGCGGGACGGCTGGTGGGCCGAAGCTTATGACGGAGAGAACGGCTTCGCCATCGGCACCGGCGAGACCCATGCGGACCAGGTTATCCAGGACCAGCGCGACGCCGAGGACCTCTTCCGCGTGCTGGAAGAGGAGGTGGTGCCGATGTACTACGGCAGCCGCAATGCCGCTGGCGTGCCCTGCCGCTGGGTGGAGCGCCAGAAGCATTCCATCCGCACCCTGGCCTGGCGCTTCAACGCCGACCGCATGGTCCAGGATTACGTCCAGCACCTCTACCTGCCCGCCGCCATCGGCAGCAGCTGCCAGATGCCGCCGCCGTGA
- a CDS encoding cation transporter, whose product MITIEIKGMTCGHCVSAVRDALQGVPGVEKVLDVSLQSGNAMVEGSADPSALVKAVEEEGYKASVRS is encoded by the coding sequence ATGATCACCATCGAAATCAAGGGCATGACTTGCGGCCACTGCGTCAGCGCGGTCAGGGACGCGCTCCAGGGCGTCCCGGGGGTCGAGAAAGTGCTCGACGTGAGCCTGCAATCGGGGAACGCCATGGTCGAGGGTTCGGCGGATCCCTCGGCCCTGGTGAAGGCCGTGGAGGAAGAGGGCTACAAGGCTTCGGTGCGCTCGTGA
- the cadA gene encoding cadmium-translocating P-type ATPase, translated as MDTRTFRIEGMTCASCVRRVEKALQAVPGVSSATVNLASEEALVASEGVPPERLAQALAERGYALVVDPAGDEKNRELREALMRTLLAWAFTLPLFVSMAPGLTLHLDWRLQALLSAVVVFAAGGGFFKRAALQLLHGETTMDTLVALGAGVSWGFGLVEGLRGEHHLTFETAGALVAFLLLGKYLEARAKVHTGDSLTSLLELAPSMALRLDGDGHEEEIPVSMLKSGDRVRVRPGSAIPVDGLVLDGAADVEEALLTGEPLPVPRQAGDAVIAGALVHGGSLDIEVRAAGRDTWLAKLARQVGEARASKATVQALADRISAVFVPVILVLAALTFAAWWLHTGDISVAWRPAVTVLVIACPCALGLATPVALTTALGTAARNGLLVRDAAAFERLGSITDLAFDKTGTLTLGKPLLRETRLLSEDGSDLLRLAAALERDSEHPLAKGIRDAAKGLVLPTVADFRAHPGGGVSGLIEGRSFRLGNAAFIGIDFPEVQSDATAVGLAADTRLLGLLILADAVRTDALATVQALQADGLRLHLFSGDRPEPVLKLARELGIPESLGGCTPGLKQSRIAELQQQGRVVAFVGDGVNDAPALAQADAGLSLPGLEAAQGAAPLNLLREGLEPLLSARRLARKTQVIIRQNLGWAFGYNLLLVPLAAFGQLERFGGPMLAGAAMGLSSFTVVLNALRLKKA; from the coding sequence ATGGACACACGCACCTTTCGAATTGAAGGCATGACCTGCGCCTCCTGCGTGCGGCGCGTGGAGAAGGCGCTGCAGGCGGTGCCCGGCGTGTCCAGCGCCACGGTGAACCTGGCCAGCGAGGAAGCCCTGGTCGCAAGCGAGGGCGTTCCACCCGAAAGACTCGCGCAGGCCCTGGCGGAGCGGGGCTACGCGTTGGTGGTGGATCCGGCCGGCGACGAAAAAAACCGGGAGCTGCGCGAGGCCCTGATGCGGACCCTCCTGGCCTGGGCCTTCACGCTGCCGCTTTTTGTTTCCATGGCGCCCGGGCTGACGCTCCATCTGGACTGGCGGCTCCAGGCGCTGCTCAGCGCGGTCGTGGTCTTCGCGGCGGGCGGCGGCTTTTTCAAAAGGGCCGCGCTCCAGCTGCTCCATGGCGAGACCACCATGGATACGCTGGTGGCCCTGGGCGCGGGCGTTTCCTGGGGCTTCGGGCTGGTGGAGGGCCTACGCGGGGAGCATCACCTCACCTTTGAAACCGCCGGTGCCCTGGTGGCTTTTTTGCTGCTCGGCAAGTACCTGGAGGCCCGCGCCAAGGTGCACACCGGGGACAGCCTGACGTCGCTGTTGGAGCTCGCGCCTTCGATGGCCCTGAGACTGGATGGTGATGGCCATGAAGAAGAAATTCCGGTTTCAATGCTGAAGTCCGGCGACCGTGTCCGGGTCCGGCCCGGCTCCGCCATCCCCGTGGATGGCCTGGTGCTGGACGGCGCGGCGGACGTGGAAGAAGCCTTGCTCACGGGCGAGCCGCTGCCGGTGCCCAGGCAGGCGGGCGATGCGGTCATCGCAGGCGCCTTGGTGCATGGGGGCAGCCTGGACATCGAAGTCCGGGCCGCGGGCCGGGATACCTGGCTTGCGAAACTCGCCCGGCAGGTGGGCGAAGCACGGGCGTCGAAGGCGACGGTCCAGGCGCTCGCCGACCGCATCAGCGCAGTCTTCGTGCCCGTGATCCTGGTGCTGGCGGCGCTCACGTTCGCCGCATGGTGGCTGCACACAGGCGACATCTCCGTGGCCTGGCGGCCCGCGGTGACGGTGCTGGTCATCGCCTGTCCTTGCGCGCTGGGACTTGCCACGCCCGTGGCGTTGACCACGGCCCTGGGCACGGCGGCCCGGAACGGCCTGCTGGTGCGCGATGCGGCGGCCTTCGAACGGTTGGGTTCCATCACTGACCTCGCCTTCGACAAGACCGGCACGCTCACCCTCGGCAAGCCCCTGCTGCGGGAGACGCGCCTTCTTTCCGAGGATGGAAGCGATCTGCTGCGCCTGGCGGCAGCCCTGGAGCGGGATTCCGAACATCCCCTGGCCAAGGGCATCCGGGACGCAGCGAAAGGCCTGGTTCTGCCGACGGTCGCGGATTTCCGCGCCCATCCGGGCGGAGGCGTATCGGGCCTCATCGAAGGCCGCTCCTTCAGGCTTGGCAACGCCGCGTTCATCGGCATCGATTTTCCGGAAGTGCAGTCCGATGCGACGGCGGTGGGGCTCGCGGCCGACACCAGATTGTTGGGCCTGCTCATCCTCGCCGACGCCGTGCGGACAGATGCTCTGGCGACCGTGCAGGCGCTGCAGGCCGATGGCTTGCGCCTTCATCTCTTCAGTGGCGACCGTCCCGAACCAGTGCTGAAACTGGCGAGGGAACTGGGCATCCCCGAGTCGCTCGGCGGATGCACGCCGGGCCTCAAACAATCCCGCATCGCCGAATTGCAGCAGCAAGGCCGCGTCGTGGCCTTCGTCGGGGACGGCGTGAACGATGCCCCCGCCCTGGCCCAGGCCGATGCGGGCCTCAGCCTGCCGGGGCTCGAAGCGGCTCAGGGCGCGGCGCCCCTGAACCTGCTGCGGGAGGGCCTGGAACCCCTGCTCAGCGCGCGGCGCCTGGCCCGGAAAACTCAAGTCATCATCCGCCAGAACCTGGGCTGGGCTTTCGGCTACAACCTGCTGCTGGTGCCCCTCGCCGCCTTCGGCCAGCTGGAACGCTTCGGTGGACCCATGCTCGCGGGCGCCGCCATGGGTCTCAGTTCCTTCACGGTCGTGCTCAACGCGCTGCGGCTGAAGAAGGCGTAA
- the glgB gene encoding 1,4-alpha-glucan branching protein GlgB, with product MDPSRSASTLGDLDLHLLGEGRHLWAYRKLGAHPKAADGSEGVSFTVWAPNARSVSVVGDFNGWDGRRHPLASVGANGFWETFVPGLAPGALYKFELHGPDGTLQPLKADPFAFRCERAPGTASIVHGLPPYGWGDSAWMEQRRQRKSHAAPMSIYELHLGSWRRRPDGAFMNYREIAADLAPYAGWLGFTHVQLLPVMEHPYDPSWGYQPLGMFAPTSRFGGPEDFKAFVDILHQAGIGVILDWVPAHFPEDAHGLVRFDGTHLYEHADPRQGRHADWGTLIYNYGRIEVQNYLISNALFWLDQYHADGLRVDAVASMLYLDYSREAGQWIPNREGGRENLEAVAFLRRLNEVVYAQFPDTFTVAEESTAWPGVSRPTDQGGLGFGFKWDMGWMHDTLRYLGHGMMARPHHHDEITFSMLYHDAENYVLPLSHDEVVHEKRSIFGRMPGEPWERMANLRLLYAWLFAHGGKKLLFMGGEFAQGREWNHDTALDWELLDEPAHKGIHDLLRDLNGIYRRDPALHEGDCEPGGFSWIDCRDRFNSVLTLLRRASDPGNFVAVAFNFTARPRNGYRVGVPAPGVYAELLNTDSAHYGGRNLGNTGLVETEPIPAHGFPQSLNLTLPPLAAIFLKPGPPPLPRLS from the coding sequence ATGGACCCCTCCCGCTCCGCCTCCACCTTGGGCGACCTGGATCTGCACCTGCTGGGCGAGGGGCGGCACCTGTGGGCTTACCGGAAATTGGGAGCCCATCCCAAGGCCGCCGATGGGTCCGAGGGCGTCAGCTTCACGGTCTGGGCGCCCAATGCGCGGTCCGTGAGCGTCGTGGGGGATTTCAACGGGTGGGATGGCCGACGTCATCCGCTGGCTTCCGTAGGAGCCAACGGGTTCTGGGAGACCTTCGTGCCGGGCCTAGCTCCTGGCGCGCTCTACAAGTTCGAACTGCATGGCCCGGACGGAACCCTGCAACCCCTCAAGGCCGATCCCTTCGCCTTCCGCTGCGAGCGCGCCCCGGGAACGGCCTCCATCGTCCATGGCCTTCCCCCTTACGGTTGGGGGGACAGCGCGTGGATGGAGCAGCGCCGGCAGCGGAAGTCCCATGCGGCGCCCATGAGCATCTACGAACTGCATCTGGGATCCTGGCGCCGGCGGCCCGATGGTGCCTTCATGAACTACCGCGAGATCGCCGCGGACCTGGCGCCCTACGCGGGCTGGCTGGGGTTCACCCACGTGCAATTGCTGCCGGTGATGGAGCACCCCTACGATCCCTCCTGGGGCTACCAGCCGCTCGGCATGTTCGCGCCCACCAGCCGCTTCGGCGGGCCCGAGGACTTCAAGGCCTTCGTGGACATCCTGCACCAGGCAGGCATCGGCGTCATCCTGGACTGGGTGCCCGCCCACTTCCCCGAGGACGCCCACGGCCTGGTCCGGTTCGACGGCACCCATCTGTATGAGCACGCGGATCCGCGCCAGGGACGCCACGCGGACTGGGGCACGCTGATCTACAACTACGGAAGGATCGAGGTCCAGAACTACCTCATCTCGAACGCCCTCTTCTGGCTCGACCAATACCACGCGGACGGCCTGAGAGTGGATGCGGTGGCCTCCATGCTCTACCTGGACTACAGCCGCGAGGCCGGGCAGTGGATCCCCAACCGGGAAGGAGGCAGGGAAAATCTCGAAGCCGTGGCCTTCCTGCGCCGTCTGAACGAGGTGGTCTACGCCCAATTTCCGGACACCTTCACGGTGGCCGAGGAATCCACCGCCTGGCCCGGCGTCTCGCGTCCCACCGACCAGGGCGGCCTGGGCTTCGGATTCAAGTGGGACATGGGCTGGATGCACGACACACTGCGCTACCTGGGCCACGGCATGATGGCGCGGCCCCACCACCACGACGAGATCACGTTCTCCATGCTCTACCACGATGCGGAGAACTATGTGCTGCCACTCTCCCACGATGAGGTGGTCCACGAAAAGCGGAGCATCTTCGGACGCATGCCGGGCGAACCCTGGGAACGGATGGCGAACCTGCGCCTGCTCTATGCCTGGCTCTTCGCCCACGGCGGCAAGAAGCTGCTCTTCATGGGCGGCGAATTCGCGCAAGGGCGGGAATGGAACCACGACACGGCCCTGGACTGGGAACTGCTCGATGAGCCCGCGCACAAGGGCATCCATGACCTGTTGCGCGACCTCAACGGGATCTACCGCCGCGATCCGGCCCTGCACGAGGGGGATTGCGAGCCCGGCGGCTTCTCCTGGATCGATTGCCGGGACCGGTTCAACAGCGTGCTGACGCTCTTGCGCAGGGCCTCCGATCCGGGAAATTTCGTGGCCGTCGCCTTCAACTTCACGGCCCGCCCCCGGAACGGCTACCGCGTCGGCGTGCCGGCGCCAGGCGTCTACGCCGAGCTGCTGAACACGGATTCCGCCCACTACGGCGGCCGGAACCTCGGCAACACCGGTCTCGTGGAAACCGAACCCATCCCCGCCCACGGTTTCCCGCAGTCCCTGAACCTTACCCTGCCGCCCCTGGCGGCCATCTTCCTGAAACCCGGACCACCTCCGCTTCCGCGCCTTTCTTAG
- a CDS encoding metal-sensitive transcriptional regulator encodes MKGHAHHGLKLDLAVRADAKRRLQSIRGHVEGILRMLEEDGAYCVDVLKQIKAVEGALGRVGDLVLRSHLAEHVVTAAARGDEARMVDELMELLKYR; translated from the coding sequence GTGAAAGGCCACGCGCATCACGGCTTGAAGCTCGACCTGGCCGTGCGGGCGGACGCCAAGCGGCGCCTGCAATCCATCCGCGGCCACGTGGAAGGGATCCTCCGGATGCTGGAAGAAGATGGCGCCTACTGCGTGGATGTCCTCAAACAGATCAAGGCCGTGGAGGGCGCCCTGGGCCGCGTGGGGGATCTCGTGCTGCGAAGCCACCTGGCTGAACATGTGGTGACCGCCGCGGCGCGGGGGGACGAAGCGCGCATGGTGGATGAATTGATGGAACTGCTCAAGTACCGATGA
- a CDS encoding FAD-binding oxidoreductase: MALAERWDILVVGSGIAGLATAFHLARSRAPRAQRILLVDRELLPGFYASGHNAGIARQLTGRREHTRLAVEGRNRLAEAGLLTTTGGLLLAAEVSALDAIEAEARDVGIDSERHAGAGLEGCRAAAHLSVPSDGAIDVHGLLGLCAGGAREAGVELRYGCEVHGIEKADTGFRVETSEGPIQTDTIINAAGAWAGGLGRRAGGLAIPFRPLRRHLAWSDQPHDSSRPYAWWVDRPLYLKAESGGLLMCPCDEDEVSLPPRGQQPDADPKAFERLADSMHELAPGLTDHGITRAWSGLRTFAPDRRFVLGWDPINPNLFWVAGLGGHGMTTGLAVGRLAAELYLQRDEHELSPMRLMN, from the coding sequence ATGGCCTTGGCGGAACGGTGGGACATCCTGGTGGTGGGAAGCGGAATCGCCGGACTCGCCACGGCCTTCCATCTCGCCAGGAGCCGTGCCCCACGCGCCCAGCGCATTCTGCTGGTGGATCGCGAACTGCTGCCGGGCTTCTATGCCTCGGGGCACAACGCGGGCATCGCGCGCCAATTGACAGGACGGCGGGAACACACGCGGCTGGCAGTGGAGGGCAGGAACCGCCTGGCGGAAGCCGGCCTGTTGACCACCACCGGAGGCCTGCTCCTGGCGGCCGAGGTTTCGGCCTTGGACGCCATCGAAGCGGAGGCCAGGGACGTGGGCATCGACAGTGAACGCCACGCTGGAGCGGGCCTTGAAGGCTGCCGTGCGGCCGCCCATCTCTCGGTCCCCTCCGATGGGGCCATCGATGTGCACGGCCTGCTGGGTCTCTGCGCCGGGGGCGCCCGGGAGGCCGGTGTGGAATTGCGGTACGGCTGCGAAGTCCACGGCATCGAAAAGGCAGACACGGGATTCCGGGTGGAAACCTCCGAAGGCCCCATCCAGACCGACACGATCATCAACGCAGCCGGGGCCTGGGCGGGCGGACTGGGACGCAGGGCGGGCGGGCTCGCGATCCCCTTCCGTCCCTTAAGACGCCACCTGGCCTGGAGCGACCAGCCCCATGATTCGAGCCGGCCCTACGCCTGGTGGGTGGACCGCCCGCTGTATCTGAAAGCCGAAAGCGGCGGTCTGCTCATGTGTCCCTGCGACGAGGACGAGGTGTCCTTGCCCCCCAGGGGCCAACAGCCCGATGCCGATCCGAAAGCCTTCGAGCGACTCGCGGATTCCATGCACGAGCTGGCGCCGGGCCTCACGGATCATGGCATCACCCGCGCCTGGAGCGGCCTCCGCACCTTCGCGCCGGACCGGCGCTTCGTTCTAGGCTGGGATCCCATCAATCCGAATTTGTTCTGGGTCGCCGGCCTGGGAGGCCACGGCATGACCACGGGCCTCGCGGTGGGAAGGCTCGCCGCAGAGCTGTACCTGCAGCGCGACGAACATGAACTGTCACCCATGCGGCTGATGAATTGA
- a CDS encoding molybdopterin-dependent oxidoreductase: MQCPFLESRLTDLDTHYRACNLCEAICGLEIALDGDKVVSIKGDRADPFSRGHICPKAVALMDIQNDPDRLRGPVKRIGKGAQSEWIGIGWDQAIKLVSTRIAEIHRLHGPDAIASYQGNPSVHNYGLMTHASHFLGSLKTRNRFSATSTDQLPHQLVCFWMYGHQLLVPVPDIDHTGHMLMLGANPMASNGSMMTVPDVANRLKAVQQRGGKLVVIDPRRTETALVADEHHFIRPGSDAAFLFALLHTIFEEDLARPGRLSPMLEDLDLVRGAIKEFTPETAARATGIGADAIRRMAREFAAAPRAACYGRLGVSAQQHGTLCQWAIQLLNIVTGNLDRVGGSLVTTPAVDVLAGTRPGSHGRWVSRVRRLPEVNGELPASAMAEEMLTPGAGQVKAFITIAGNPVLSTPNGPQLELALNGLDFMVSLDMYINETTRFADVILPSTSALEHDHYDLIFNLLAVRNVARYNSPALPKPEGSLHDWEILERLGNALALELGQDPRPMLAPRDLLDFGLQTGPCGNASPHKLSLKKLEDNPHGIDLGPLAPSFPERLMTEGQAIHCAPRELMEALSRSKAVLLAEAPPDQIVLIGRRHVRSNNSWMHNSDRLVRGRDRSAMLAHPDDLARFGLQPGENARVASRTGEVLIEAQPSQDIMRGVVSIPHGWGHHREGIRMEIAARHAGVSANDLTDDQAMDVVSGNAALNGVVVRVEKPG, from the coding sequence ATGCAATGCCCTTTCCTGGAGAGCCGATTGACCGACCTAGACACCCACTACCGCGCCTGCAATCTCTGCGAAGCCATCTGCGGCCTGGAGATCGCTCTGGATGGAGACAAGGTCGTGAGCATCAAGGGGGACCGGGCGGACCCATTCAGCCGAGGCCACATCTGCCCCAAGGCCGTCGCGCTCATGGATATCCAAAATGACCCGGATCGCCTGCGCGGTCCGGTCAAGCGGATCGGCAAGGGTGCCCAAAGCGAATGGATCGGCATCGGCTGGGACCAAGCCATCAAGCTCGTTTCCACCCGCATCGCGGAGATCCACCGCCTCCACGGTCCCGATGCCATTGCCAGTTACCAGGGCAATCCCAGCGTGCACAACTACGGGTTGATGACCCATGCCAGTCATTTCCTCGGGTCCCTGAAAACCAGGAACCGGTTTTCCGCCACATCCACGGATCAGCTTCCGCATCAACTGGTGTGCTTCTGGATGTACGGCCACCAGCTCCTGGTGCCGGTTCCGGACATCGACCATACCGGCCACATGCTCATGCTCGGCGCCAACCCCATGGCTTCCAACGGCAGCATGATGACCGTGCCGGATGTGGCAAACCGGCTGAAAGCAGTCCAACAGCGCGGCGGCAAACTCGTCGTGATCGACCCGCGTCGCACCGAGACAGCCCTCGTGGCCGACGAGCATCACTTCATCCGGCCCGGCAGCGATGCGGCCTTCTTGTTCGCCTTGCTCCATACGATATTCGAAGAGGATCTGGCCCGGCCCGGCCGCTTGTCTCCGATGCTCGAGGATCTCGACCTAGTGCGCGGCGCTATCAAGGAGTTCACCCCCGAAACTGCTGCGCGCGCGACCGGCATCGGAGCCGATGCCATCCGCCGCATGGCGCGCGAGTTCGCGGCAGCGCCTCGCGCCGCGTGCTACGGCCGGCTGGGCGTTTCCGCCCAACAGCACGGCACATTGTGTCAATGGGCCATCCAGTTGCTCAATATCGTCACGGGAAACCTCGACCGCGTCGGCGGGTCCTTGGTCACCACGCCGGCGGTGGATGTGCTTGCAGGAACCAGGCCCGGCAGCCACGGCCGATGGGTAAGCCGCGTGCGGCGGCTGCCTGAGGTGAACGGGGAGCTGCCCGCCTCGGCCATGGCCGAGGAAATGCTCACTCCGGGGGCCGGGCAGGTGAAGGCGTTCATCACCATCGCCGGCAATCCCGTGCTTTCCACGCCCAACGGACCGCAGCTCGAACTTGCTTTGAACGGGCTCGATTTCATGGTGTCGCTGGACATGTACATCAATGAGACCACGCGCTTCGCCGATGTCATCCTGCCTTCGACCTCGGCCCTGGAACATGATCACTATGATTTGATTTTCAACCTGCTCGCGGTGCGGAACGTCGCCCGCTACAATTCCCCGGCGCTGCCAAAACCAGAAGGTTCGCTGCACGATTGGGAAATCCTGGAAAGGCTTGGCAATGCCCTTGCACTGGAACTTGGACAGGATCCCAGGCCCATGCTCGCGCCCCGCGACCTGCTCGATTTCGGCCTGCAAACCGGGCCTTGCGGGAACGCGAGCCCGCACAAGCTCTCGCTGAAAAAACTGGAGGACAATCCGCATGGCATCGACCTGGGCCCGCTCGCACCGAGTTTCCCTGAGCGCCTGATGACCGAAGGCCAAGCCATCCATTGCGCGCCTCGGGAACTGATGGAGGCCCTGAGCCGATCCAAGGCCGTGCTCCTCGCCGAAGCGCCGCCGGACCAGATCGTGTTGATCGGCCGGCGCCATGTCCGCAGCAACAATTCATGGATGCACAATTCCGACCGGCTGGTGCGGGGCCGGGATCGCTCCGCGATGCTGGCGCATCCCGATGACCTGGCGCGGTTCGGCCTCCAACCGGGGGAAAACGCCCGAGTGGCCTCGCGGACCGGCGAGGTTCTCATCGAGGCGCAGCCATCGCAAGACATCATGCGGGGCGTGGTGAGCATCCCCCACGGTTGGGGCCACCATCGCGAGGGGATCCGCATGGAGATCGCTGCGCGGCACGCCGGGGTCAGCGCGAACGACCTCACGGACGACCAGGCGATGGATGTGGTATCCGGAAATGCCGCGCTGAACGGGGTGGTGGTGAGGGTTGAAAAACCTGGCTAG